TCCTGGCCGCCGCAGTCGCCGTCCCGCCCGCGGTGGTCTGGCACGCCCGGCCCGTCGCCCACGCCGCCGTCGCCGCGGCGGGCGTCGTGCTGCAGGTGCGGTCGGTCGTGCCGAACGCGCCGTCTGCCCTGGTCACGCTCGATCCCGACACCGGCGCGGTGCTCCACCACCGCTGGCTCGAGCACACCGTCAACGCCATCGGGTACGACGCGGCGCAGGGCCTGCTCTACGGGGTGGCCACCCGGCTGCGGTTGGCACCGTTGAGCGGGGGCGGGCATCTGGTCGCGGTCAGTCCTGCGGGTGACGTCGTCGACCACGGGCCGGTGCTCGGCGGGTTCGCCGCCACCGCCTACGCGGGCGCCGTCGCGGGGGGAGAGCTGCTGCTGCGCGCCGGCAACCGGCTGCTCGGGGTGGACGTGCGACCCACGTCGCCGACGTTCCGGCACGTGGTACGGCAGGTGCGCCTGTCGGCGCCGGTGGACGTGGGGGACTGGGACTACGACCCGGTCCGGCAGGTGCTCGTCGGCGTCGACGGCACGGGTGGCTCCGTGCGCCTGGTCGAAGTCGATCCCGGCAGCGGGCAGGTGTCCACGCGGGCGCTGAGCGGGGCGCGGCGCGGCGGCTCGTACGGTTCCGCTGCGCTGGCCGGGGACGTCCTGTACACGGTGAACGACGGCATGGACCGGCCACTGCGGGCGTACCGCGTCATGGTCGGCACCGGCGTCGCGACCGAGCTGTCGGTGTCTCAGCCGGTGCACGCGACCGACGCCGCCTGGGTTCAGGCACCGCCCCCGAGCCCACCGCCCTCGCCGAGCCCGAGCCCTTCGCCCAGTCCCTCGCCCAGCCTGTCGCCCTCGCCCAGCCCCAGTCCGTCGCCGAGCCCGAGTCCTTCCCCTTCGCCGAGCCCCAGTCCTTCGGCCGGCCCCGGCCCTTTGCCGAGCCCGTCAGCACCGCCCAGCCCGAGCCCTTCGCCGAGTCCGAGCCCTTCGCCGGTGTTGCCGCCGCTGGTGGTGCCGGTGTTGCCGCCGCCTCCGGCGCCGGAGCCACCCAGCCCCTCCCCGGAGCCGGAGCCGTCGCCGGAGCCGCCCGCGCCGCAGCCGAGCGCGGCCCGGCGACCGGCGGTCTATCTGCCGGAACCGGTATACGACGACTACGACCCCGTGACGACGGGCCGCAACACGGTCGTGATCTTCATCCTGGGTCTGTCCGGGGCGCGCCTGCTGCTGGCGGCCCGCCGCCGTCGCCGCTGAGCCTGCGGGGCGATCGCCACAGCGGATGTGCACCGTCGCCCGCCGGGGCACACCACCTCCGCGCGCTACATCCCACAAGTTGTAGGTACAACACAGAAGTTGTGGAGCGCGGAGGGCACAGTCGGCTCGGATCGTTCGACGGGCAGCACCGTGGCTGGATCAGGCGGTGGCGGCGGCCTCGATCTGCGCGAGGTCCTCGGGCAGCAGTCCGGCCGCGCGGGCGCCCGCGAGGGTGAGCGCGAGCTGGCGGTCCAGCGCCTCGATGGTGCGTACCCGGTCGGGCGTCAGCGCACCGTGGTAGCCGGAGCGGCAGCCGTCGGCCAGCATGCGCAGCGTGCGCACCAGCGGAACGACCACGGCGACGTGCGCGGCGGCGTAGTGGCGTAGCTGGTTGAAGGCGTGGCCGACGTACTCGGCGTGGTCGAGGTCGCAGGGGGTGAGCAGGATCCGGCCCTCGGGGTCGCGCACGGACTGGGCGGGGCAGTCGGCCAGCAGCAGCGGGCGCATGACCGAGCCGATGCGCAGGATGACCTCGACGGCGGTGGTCGGGTCGTTGACCGCGGCCGACAGGGCGCGCAGCCCGATGTCGTTGAGCTGCCGGAGGCCGAAGTCGATGTCCTGCTGCATGGTGCGGGCCGGGCCCACGATGACGGCCTCGGCGATCAGCCGGGCGGTGACCGCCGGGTCGGGCGGCGGGGGCCAGATGGTCACCAGCGAGGTGCCCGCGGTGAGGTACGCGCCGACGCGGGTCTCCAGGCGCAGCACGGTGCCGGGCGGCGTGGCGGCGGCGACGGCGCGCCGGCTGAGCTGCTGCACCCAGCCGTCGGCGACCGCCGTGACCACCAGCGGGCGGCCGAGCGCGGTCAGGTCCGGTGGCTCGACCGGGTCGCCGACCTTGACGCCGATGTGCGGGCCGTAGGGCAGCTCGCGGATCAGGGCGTGGGTCTCCCGGGCCACCCGCTGCACGATCCGCCCGACGTACTGCTGGCGGCTGATGCGGTCCAGGTAGACCACGATCGCGATGACCGACAGCAGGGTGAGCAGCAGCGCCAGGCCGACGGTGAGCGGCGGGGCGTGGTCGGCGCCGGTGTCGATGCGCGACAGCGCCACGACGCAGAACGCGAACGTGCTCAGCAGCAGGCCGACCAGCACCTGCCCGTGGCGGTCACGCCAGAAGCCGCGCAGCACCCGGGGTGAGAACTGGCCGCTGGCCAGCTGGAGCGACACCACGAGCAGGGAGAAGACCACGCCCGCGGTGGTGATCATCGCACCGGCGATGGTGCCGAGCAGGGTCACCGCGATGTCAGGTGTGAAAGTGATCACCTTGCTGGGGTTGGTCATGAACCGCTCGTCGATCTCGCCGAGCGCGTAGCTCAGCCCGATCGACAGCACCAGCATCACCATCGGCAGGAAGAGCAGGCTCTCCGCCATGCGGTCCCGCAGGGCGCGCGAGCGCAGGCGGCGCAGGTGCGGGGCCACCTCGTGCTCGAGCTCGGCCGACCCGGCGTCGTGCGCGGAATCGCTCATTTCGGTCATAAGCCGCCATTTTCTCGAATGTGGGTGAGCTTCGTGTATCGCGCTACCCTTGGTCGCCGTACGTCTCCCACCAATGATGATGAGGTGCCGTCTTGTCCGTCGCCCCCGTTCCCCACCGACGCTGGCTGATAGCGGGTCTGGCTTCCGTCCTCGTGCTCACCGTGTCCGGCGCGTTCGCCGGCAACGCGTTCGGCGCCGACGTGCCGCGCGGCGCCGAGGTGCTCGGCATCGCCATCGGCGGCAGCCGGGCCGGCGCGCAGGACGCGCTGCGTACCGGCCTGGCCGCCAAGGCCGACCAGCTCAGTGCGCCGGTCACCGTGCGCGTGGGCTCGCAGACCGCGAGCGTGCAGCCGCAGGACGTCGGCCTCAACATCGACGTGGACAAGACCGTGGACGCGGCCATGGCGCGCGCCCGCAACCCGATCGCGACGGTGTTCGGCGGCGGCGCGGTGCCGCCTGTCGTCACCCTGGACGAGGCACGCCTGGCCACGGCGCTCGCGCCCGCCGTGCAGAAGGCGGCCGCCGCGATGACCCTGCCGGGTGTCACGTTCGACGGCACCACCCCGAAGCCCGTGTACCCCAAGGCGGGTCAGGCGCTGGACAGCGCCGGCGCGGCCGCGGCGGTCCGCGACGGCTGGCTGCGCGAGAGCGAGATCGAGGTGCCGCTCAAGGACAAGGCCCCGGCGGGCACGCAGGCCGACGTGGATCGGATGATCGCCGAGGTCGCCCGCCCGGCGACGGCCGCTCCGGTCACCGTGACCACGCCGCGCGGCAACCTGACCGTGTCGCCGAAGACGGTCGCGGCCAGCCTGGTGATCAGCTCGGATGCGCAGGGCAGGCTGTCCGCCCGGGTCGACGCGGCCAAGCTGCGTAAGGCGATGGGCGCGGAGCTGGCCAAGGTGGAGACCCAGCCGCGCAACGCCAGCATCGGCGGCGGCGACGGCACCACCGCGACCGTGGTCGCCTCCACCGGCGGCACCCTGGTCGACACCGCGAAGCTGGCGAACGACCTGCTGCCGGTGCTCAAGCAGACCGGCGTCCGGACCGTGCCCGCCGTGATCAAGGACGTGCAGCCGGCCACCACCACCGGCGAGCTGGCCGAGCTGGGCATCAAGGAGCAGATCTCCAGCTTCACGACGTACTTCACCGGCGGGCTGGAGAGCCCGCGGAGCAAGAACATCGTGCAGATCGCCAAGGAGGTCGACGGCGCCATCGTGCGGCCCGGCGAGACGTTCTCGCTGAACGGGCACACCGGCCCGCGCGGCTACGCCGAGGGTTACCACGACGCCCCGATCATCATGGACGGCAAGCTGATCCCGGGTGTCGGCGGCGGCGCGTCGCAGTTCACCACCACGATCTTCAACGCCTCGTACTACGCCGGCATGAAGGACGTCGAGCACAAGCCGCACTCGTACTACTTCTCGCGGTACCCGGCGGTCATCGAGTCCACGATCATGTACCCGTCGCTGGACCTGAAGTTCACCAACACCAGCCCGTACGGCGTGCTCATCGACACCTCGTACACCAATAAGTCAGTGACCGTGAGCATGTGGTCCACGAAGGTCTACGACAGCATCACGACCCAGTACGACCCGAAGCGCGACATCGTCGAGCCGGCAAAAACAGTGCTGGAGGACGGCCCCACCTGCATTGCTACTAACGGTAGTCAAGGGTTTACTCAGGACGCCTGGCGCATCTTCCGCAAGGACGGTAGAGAGATCAAGCGAGAGAAGTTCACCTGGCGGTATGACGCTGAGCCACAGTTCGTGTGCGAGGCGAAGACGCCGCCCCAGACTGCCAAGCCCTGAGGAGGGGTCCGATGAAGGAGCGCTGGCTGCCGGTCGGCGTGATCGCCGGTGTGCTGTTCGTGATCAACGTGGTCGCCAGGTGGGTGGCCAAGGGGATCGACGACGCGGACAAGCAGTCCGTGGCCGGGATGATCGCGCTGGGTGTGATCGGTCTCGTCTTCCTCGCGATGGCGGCCTACTGGGGGCGTACCCGGCCGATCTCGCGGGTGGTCGCCGACCTGGCCGCCGCGGGCGGCATGGCCTGCCTGCTGAGCATCTTCGTCGGACCGCTGCTGGCCGGTGAGAGCCCGTTCGCCAACGGCGCGGGCGCGTTCTTCGCCCAGATCTGGGTCTACGCCGCGGTCTTCGCCGTCGGCACCGGCCTGGGCCTGGCCGGCCTGGTCGCGTTCACCGCCGACTACCGCTCCAAGCAGCTCAAGTCCTACGCCGAACGCGCCAAGGCCAACCCCCGCCGCGTGTAAAGGCAAGGAAGGGCACCTTCTTAACGCTTTGCGTTGTAGAAGGTGCCCTTCTTGACGTCCGCTGACGGCACGGGTTAAGAAGGTGCCCTTCCTCTACGGAAAACGATAAGAAGGTGCCCTTCCTTTCAGCGGAGCTGGTAGCGGGTGTAGTGGTGGTGGCGGGTGAAGCCGAGGTCGGCGTAGAGGGCCAGGGCGGCGGTGTTGCGCGACTCGACCTGGAGGAACGCGTCGGTGGCGCCGCGCTCGGCGGCCCAGCGGGCGAGCACGCCCATGGCCTCGCGGGCCAGGCCCCGGCGGCGAGCTGCGGGTGACGTCTCCACGCCGAACACGCCCAGCCAGCGCCCCTCCCCGGTGATCGAGCCGCGGGCGCGGGCGAGCAGCGTGCCGTCGGAGTCGAAGCGCTGCGCGAAGACCAGGCCCGGCACGGCGGTCAGCACGTGCAGCGCGGCCTCCGGCAGCTGCCCCCACGTCCCCGCGATCATGGCCAGGAACTCCGGCGACGGCGCGTCGTTCAGGGTGAACCCGGCCCCGTCGGGTGTCGCGGCGATCAGCTCGGGCAGCGGGCAGACCTGCACCTCGACCGTGCACTCGGCGTGCCAGCCGTCCTTGAGCAGCTCCCGCTCGACCCCCGCGGCCAGCGGCAGCGGCACGTCGACCTGCGGCGGCAGGCCCTGGCGCCGGTAGAAGGCGATCACCGCGGCCAGCGCCTCCGGCAGCGGCAGGCCGGGGTCGCCGACGGGCAGCGCCGAGTTGGCCCGGCCGGTGTAGCCGCCCGCGGCGCGCAGCCGCCAGGTGCCCAGCATCTCGACCACCGGCGGCGGCCACGCGTCGGCGGCGGCCAGCTCCAGGGCCGCCGTCTCGCGGGCGGTGGGGCCGCGCCGGGCGGGCACCACCTTGGCCCGGTGCACCTCGGCCAGCGGTACGACGACCAGCCCGTGGGACGTGGCGACGGTCAGTGAGGTGTCCCCGAGCGCGGTGAGTTCGCCCAGTACATCGGTGAACAACACCCGGTCGCCGTGGGTTCCGGCGCGCCGGCGTACCACCACGCGGGACCCGAGATCGTTCTTAGCCAACACTGACTACCTACCTCCTCGCCCCGGATATTAGGCTTGCCGTTGGCCGCGTAACGCGGCGGAACGTGTTTGCTCATGTTCCGGGAGTGCGTGGAAGGACGACCCGTGACCTACATCATCGCCGAACCGTGCGTCGATGTGCTCGACAAGGCCTGCATCGAGGAGTGCCCTGTCGACTGCATCTACGAGGGCAACCGGATGCTCTACATCCACCCGGACGAGTGCGTTGACTGCGGCGCGTGCGAGCCGGTGTGCCCGGTCGAGGCGATCTTCTACGAGGACGACGTGCCGGAGCAGTGGCGCGACTACACGACCGCCAACTACGAGTTCTTCAACGAGCTCGGTTCGCCCGGCGGCGCCTCGAAGATCGGGAAGATCACCGCGGACGCGCCGTTCGTCGCCGCCCAGCCGGCGAAGGAAGGCGACCACTGAGCGCTCAGGCTCCCGGCTCCGGCCGGCGGAGGATCTCCGCCGGCCTGCCGGACTTCCCCTGGGACCTGCTCGAGCCGTCCAAGCGGCGCGCCGCGGCGCACCCGGACGGCATCGTGGACCTGTCCATCGGCACACCGGTCGACCCGGTGCCCGCGGTCGTGCGCAAGGCGCTGGCCGAGGCGTCGGACTGGCCGGGCTATCCGCTGACGGCGGGCACCGCCGAGCTCCGGCAGGAGATCACCGCCTGGACGGCGCGGAACTGCGCCGCCCCGGCCGGGTTCGGGGTGCTGCCCACCATCGGCTCCAAGGAGCTGGTCGCCTGGCTGCCGTCGCTGCTCGGCGTCGGCCCCGGCGACACGGTGGTCATCCCCGAGGTGTGCTACCCGACGTACGAGGTGGGCGTCCGGCTCGCCGGTGCCACCGTGGTCCGCGCGGACAGCCCGCCCGAGGGCGTCCGGCCCGCGCTGATCTGGATCAACTCGCCGGGCAATCCGACCGGCCGGGTGGCCGCCGAGGCCGAGCTGCGCGGCTGGATCGCGTACGCCCGCGCCACCGGCGCCGTGCTGGTCAGCGACGAGTGTTACCTGACCCTGCCGTGGACGGCGCAGCCGCTGTCCGTGCTGTCGGTATGTGACGGAGACCTCACCGGCCTGCTCGCCGTGCACTCGCTGTCGAAGCGGTCCAACCTGGCCGGCTACCGCGCCGGGTTCGTCGCGGGCGATCCGGAGCTGGTCGGCGAGCTGCTGGCGGTGCGCAAGCACGCCGGCATGATCGTGCCCGGCCCGGTGCAGGCCGCGATGATCGCCGCCCTGGCCGACGAGTCCCACGTGGACGAGCAGCGCGCCCGGTACGCCGCGCGCCGCGAGCTGCTGTCCGGGGCGCTGCGGGCGGCCGGGTTCACCATCGACCACTCGCAGGCAGGGCTCTACCTGTGGTCCACGCGCGGCGAGGACTGCTGGCAGACCGTCGACGCGCTCGCCGAGCTGGGCGTGCTGGTCGCACCGGGTGCGATCTACGGACCGGGGGGCGCGCAGCACGTGCGCGTCGCGCTCACCGCCACGGACGAGCGCGTACGCACCGCCGTCACCCGTCTCACCGCCGCCTGAGCCGCTCATCGCCCGTCGTGCTGCTCCGGCGGCACGGCGGGAGCGCTGCGCGCCAAGCGGTCAGGACATCGTGATCGGCACCTGCACCGCCCAGTAGATCTGTTGCTCAGGGCCGGTGAAGATGAGGGCTACCAGCAGATCGGACCGCTTGAGGCGGGACGGATCGGCGACGGTGCCGTGGAAGAGGATCGGGCCGGGTGCACCGGGCCGGCCGTCCACCGACAGCACGTCGCCGTGGCCGAGGACATGCGCCGAGGGCCTGCTGCGTACTGCCGACAGCCACGGGTAGCGGTCGGGCAGCCGGTCCAGGAAACCGTTCCAGCCCGCGCCGTTCTCGGCCCAGATCTGCACCGCGGTGTCGGTCCGAGTGTCGATGACGACCACGTAGTACCAGCTGTCACGCGGCGCGCCGGAGGGTGCGGTCACCTCGACCCGGCCGAGGAACGGCTGCTGTCCGGCGATCACCGCGCCGTTGGCCCAGGGCACCCCGAATGCGGCGGCTTCGGCCGCGAACGTCTCGGCCGTGGCCAGGCGCAGGTGCGCGGTGGCGACGACATCGGTGGGCCCGTAGGGCGGCCGGTCGCGCAGCACGCCCGCCCCGATCCAGAGCACGGAGGCGACCACCAGCCCCGCGCCGATGACGGCGGGTATCCGCGCCCGGCCGCCGGACGCGGCCGCCGACCAGACCGCATAGGCCAGGACGAAGCTGCCGACGAGCCACGCCACGCTGGTGCCCCGTACGGCGGTGAGCGTCACCGCCTCCAGCCCTTCGTACAGGTGAGGCAGCGGCCGCACCAGGCATTGCGACGACACCAGGAGGCCGACGGAGGCGACCGACGCGGCGGCGTGCAGCCGGGTGGCACGGTCCACGTCCAGCGGCGCGCCGGGCAGGACCTCCCGCCGCGCGAGGTGTCGCAGGACGAGCGCGACCAGCCCCGCCGCGAGCACCGCGAGGACGCCCCAGCGGGCGGCGCTCGCCGCGCCGGCCGTCTCGGGCATCGCCACCAGGTACAGCGGCGTGACCGCCACCGCGAGCCCGGTGAGGCAGGCGGGCACGGCCGGCAGCCAGCGCGGCAGCAGGCCGGGTTCGGCTGGAAACTGCCGGGCGGGCCGGCCCAGCGCGAACTCGGCCACCGCCCCGCCGACCAGCCAGCCGGCCAGCATGGCGGTGACGTCGACGTCGATCCGGCCCTCCTGCAGGTGCCACAGCAGCCAGAGCGCGCCCCCGGCGAGCGCGCCCCGGGCCTGGTGCCGCCGGGTGGTCGCCAGGTAGCCGGCGACGGCCGCCGCCCCCTCCGGGGTCAGCGCCAGCCGGTGCCGCTGCGCGAAGCGCTCGGCGCATGGCGCCGGGCTCCGGTTGGCGGTGACGGCGACCAGCACGATGACGCCGGTGATGAACAGGAGCAGCAGCAGAACGGATGGCACGCGCACCTCCCCGTACGTGTGCGCAGACTGTAACCGCGCGGCGCCAGCCGTGCCGGACCCGACGGGTCAGAGGACGGTGACCGGGACCCGGGTCGCCCAGTAGATCTGCTGCTGCGGTCCGGTGAAGATCAGCACGACCGCCAGGTCGGCGAGCCGGGGCGCGTCCGCGATGCCGAAGTCGTTATAGAAGGTGATCGCCTCGGGGTAGTCCGCTTCGGGGCGTATCAGCTTGGGTTCATCGTTCGGACCGGGGACGCGGTCTCGTGGCACCGCCGACAGCCACGAATAGCGGTTGGCGAGCCGATACAGTTCGTTTCCCCAAAGCGCGCCGGCCTCCCCGTAGGCGGTCACGGTGGTGTCGGCCCGGGTGTCGATGAGAAGCACGTTGTAGTGGCCGCCGGGTGGGCTGTGCGGCGGCACGGTCAGCTCGACCCGCCCGATCAGATGCCGGAACTCCTCGGCGAACGCGCCAGGAGACCTGCGCCCGGACCAGACCATGTCGAACGCGACCACGTCGGCCTCCCACGACTCCGGCGTGACGTAGCGCAGCCGGGCGGTGGCCTGCACGGCCTCCGGCCCGTAGGGCGGGACGTCGCGGGCGACGCCGGCCCCGACCCAGCCCGCGGTGCTGATCACCAGCGCGGCGCCGACCACGATGGGCACGAGTCCACGCCGGACCGGCGGGGTGGCCCACCACGTGCAGAGGGCCAGCAGCAGGCCGCCGAAGACCAACAGCCAGCCGGCCTCCTGCACCGCCTCCTGCGTCGCCCCCGCCAGCTGTTCGGCCACCCGGTCGGCCTGGCGCGACAGGCACTGCGCCACGACCAGCGCGCCGACCGCCGTCAACCCGGTGGCCGCCCGGTCACGTACAGCCCGGTCGACCTCCACGGTCACTCCGGGCAGCGCGGCTCGCCGGGTGACATGCCACACCGTCGCCGCGACGAGTGAGCTGGCCACCAGCCCACCCAGACCGAAGGCCGCCACGGCGAACGCAGCCGGCGGCCGAGTCCACAGGCACAGGCCGGTGAGCAGCACGGACAACCCGGCGAGCACCGCGGGGGTGGCACGCAGCCAGCGTGGCAGCGGATGCGGGGCCACCGGAACGGCACCCCTCCGGCCGAGGCGGAGTTCGAGGAGCACTCCGCCGATCAGCCAGCCCGCCGACGCGGCGAGAAAGTCGACGCCGATGCGCTGCTCCGCCACCTGCCAGGGGATCAGGACCACGGCTTCGGCCACCAGGCCCCAGATCCGGAACCGGCGGGCCGTGCGCAGATACCTGGTCACCGGCGCCGCCCACTCGTCAGGCAGGTTGAGCCGGTGCCACCGGACGAAGTTGTGCAGCCCGGCGCGGCCCACACCCATGACGGCGAGCGCCGGGATCGTGATGAGAAAGGCGATGGCCAGAGCCACCTTGGCGTCCACCGTGTACCTACTTCCCCGTTACAGTGCGCCAGACTGTAGCGGGGCGTCGCCATCGGGCGACGCGGCAGGTCAGCGGTGCGGCACGCGGTGCGCGGCGAGCCGCTCCAGGAAGGCGCGGTTGGCCTCCCAGCCGTCGACCTGCGGCGGGTCGGTGCCCAGCCATACCGGCTCGGCGGCCGGGTACGCGTGCAGCTGCTCCTCGACCCCGCCCCGGGTCACCACGACACACGCCTGCCGGTGCCGGGACGCGAGCACGCACAGCCGCCCCGCCTCCAGGTGGAAAGCGCTGGCGTCGCGCCGCCCGCTGAGCGGATGCCAGGCCAGCACGACCTCGTACTGCCGCCCCTGCAGCCGGTTCGCCGTGTCCACGGTGACCCCGGTGACGCCCCGCCGCTGCAGAGCCGCTTCGACGTGCGCCTTCTGGTCCCGGTGCACCACGCCCACGGCCACGTCCGCGTGGCTGAGCGGCCGCGCGCCGGACGGGTCCACGGTGGACGCCTCGGCGGTGACGAGCTGGTGTACCAGCTCGGCCAGGGTCGCGACCAGCGCGGGGTCGGTGCGGGGCACGTGCGCCTCGGGCAGCTCCAGCAGCGCCCAGCCGTGGTCGGCGGCGTGCGCGAGCGCCGGGTGGGTGAGGCTGCCCAGCTCCAGCCGCCGGTCCTGCGGCGCCGCCCCGGCGGTGAAGGCGCGGGTGTAGAACGCGTCGGAGATGACCGGTGCCGTGTGCGGGGCGAGCCGCCAGCTCACCGGCAGCGGCACGACCGGGGTCTGCGGGTGGTGGCGCAGCAGCGTCCCGGCGGCGGTGTCCAGCGGCCAGGTCGCCATGGAGCGTACGGAGTGCTCGTCGGCGACGGTGAACGGCGCGAGCTGCCCCGGGTCGCCCACCAGCAGCAGCCGGTCGAACAGGTGCCCGACGCGCACCAGCGCCGCCGCCGACATCTGGTACGCCTCGTCGATGATGCCCAGCGGCCACACCCGCTCGTCGGCCTTGACGTACGCCCACTTCGCGGCCGTGCCGACGATGACGTCGCTGCCGCCCAGCTCGCCGAGCTTGGTGCCGGTGCGCACCTTCGTCCTCGGCCAGCCGCGCGGCGGCGTCCACTCCTGACCGTGCAGGCGGCCCGTGTTCAGTCCTGCCCCGGCCAGCGCGATGACCAGGTCGTCGGCCTGGTCGTTGGTCTGCACCACGATCGGCACGTGCTCACCGGCCGCGACCAGCCGCCGCGTCAGCTCCCGGACCAGGGTCGACTTCCCCGCACCCGGCGGCGAGTCCACCACCACGGCCCGGTCCGTCCCGCGCACCCGGTCCCAGACCTCCTCGATCGCCGCCCCGTGCCGTGCCCCCGCCGTGCTCACTCCGCCGCCTCCATTCCGGACGCGACGGCACCGGTCTCGGCTGCCGGGGCGGTCCGCGCGGCCGGGACCGCGCCGCTCGTCCGGGGCTGCGGTGCGGCCGTCGCCGGGTCGGTGGTGGCGTCGGTGTCCAGTTCGTCGTCCTGCTCCGGTTCGGGGGCGGGCCGCCGGTGGCCGCGGGCGGGCCAGGGCAGCTCGTCGGGCAGGTTGTCGGGGAAGTGCTGCTGGGGGCCGAAGGGGGCCAGCACCACCTCGGCGTCGGCCTCGGGGAGCAGGTTCAGCTTGGGACGGGTGACGGCGCCGCTGACCACCATCAGCTCGACGGTGTCGTCGGTGACGGCGCGCACGGTCATGCCGAGCTTGCCCAGCCACAGCTCGGTGCCCGCGGGGCGGTCGAACGGGGCGTTCGGGCGTACCCACAGCAGGGGCCGCAGCACCGACCGGCCGCCGGCGTTGGTGATGGTGTGCTCCGGGTCGCGCTTGACCACGGTGCCCGCCACGGCCTCGCCGGTGGCGAGGTAGCGCGCCATCACCAGGGGGTCGTCCAGGGCCATCTGGCGGTCCAGGGCGGTGGTGCGGGTCTCCAGCTCGTGCAGGTAGCGGTAGGCCGGGACGTCGGCGAGCCGGGTGGTGAACGAGACGGTGCCGGCCAGCACCCGCTCGCGGTGCCGGGTCCACGACCAGCGGTCGGACTCCCAGCGCCGGGCCACGTGCTCGCCCGGCGGCAGCAGGCGCACCAGGTCCAGGGCGGCCCAGGTGTCGCGCCAGGCGCCGTCCAGCACCTCGGTCGCGGCGATCTTGAGGCGGCGTACGTCGCCCTGCTCCTTGGCGCGTTCCAGCGCGGGCCGCAGCACCACCTGGTCCCAGGCGGGATCGCTGGCCGGACCGGCGGGCGGGCGGGCCTCGGCGTCGCGGGCGGCCTGCCAGGCGTCGGACCCCGCGGGCGGCTCGATCCAGGCCAGCAGGCGGCCCAGGTGACCGTCCTCGGTGGGCAGCTGGCCGGTCCGCCAGTGCGTGGTGAGCAGGTCCGTGGCGGTGAGCAGCACGCTGGAGCCGGGCAGGTGGCGGCGCGACGCGATCCAGCCCAGGTGCGCCCCGGCCTGCTGCAGCACCGGGTCGTCGAGGGTGCGCAGATACTGCCC
The Catellatospora sp. IY07-71 DNA segment above includes these coding regions:
- a CDS encoding DUF2254 domain-containing protein encodes the protein MSDSAHDAGSAELEHEVAPHLRRLRSRALRDRMAESLLFLPMVMLVLSIGLSYALGEIDERFMTNPSKVITFTPDIAVTLLGTIAGAMITTAGVVFSLLVVSLQLASGQFSPRVLRGFWRDRHGQVLVGLLLSTFAFCVVALSRIDTGADHAPPLTVGLALLLTLLSVIAIVVYLDRISRQQYVGRIVQRVARETHALIRELPYGPHIGVKVGDPVEPPDLTALGRPLVVTAVADGWVQQLSRRAVAAATPPGTVLRLETRVGAYLTAGTSLVTIWPPPPDPAVTARLIAEAVIVGPARTMQQDIDFGLRQLNDIGLRALSAAVNDPTTAVEVILRIGSVMRPLLLADCPAQSVRDPEGRILLTPCDLDHAEYVGHAFNQLRHYAAAHVAVVVPLVRTLRMLADGCRSGYHGALTPDRVRTIEALDRQLALTLAGARAAGLLPEDLAQIEAAATA
- a CDS encoding VanW family protein, whose protein sequence is MLTVSGAFAGNAFGADVPRGAEVLGIAIGGSRAGAQDALRTGLAAKADQLSAPVTVRVGSQTASVQPQDVGLNIDVDKTVDAAMARARNPIATVFGGGAVPPVVTLDEARLATALAPAVQKAAAAMTLPGVTFDGTTPKPVYPKAGQALDSAGAAAAVRDGWLRESEIEVPLKDKAPAGTQADVDRMIAEVARPATAAPVTVTTPRGNLTVSPKTVAASLVISSDAQGRLSARVDAAKLRKAMGAELAKVETQPRNASIGGGDGTTATVVASTGGTLVDTAKLANDLLPVLKQTGVRTVPAVIKDVQPATTTGELAELGIKEQISSFTTYFTGGLESPRSKNIVQIAKEVDGAIVRPGETFSLNGHTGPRGYAEGYHDAPIIMDGKLIPGVGGGASQFTTTIFNASYYAGMKDVEHKPHSYYFSRYPAVIESTIMYPSLDLKFTNTSPYGVLIDTSYTNKSVTVSMWSTKVYDSITTQYDPKRDIVEPAKTVLEDGPTCIATNGSQGFTQDAWRIFRKDGREIKREKFTWRYDAEPQFVCEAKTPPQTAKP
- the fdxA gene encoding ferredoxin; protein product: MTYIIAEPCVDVLDKACIEECPVDCIYEGNRMLYIHPDECVDCGACEPVCPVEAIFYEDDVPEQWRDYTTANYEFFNELGSPGGASKIGKITADAPFVAAQPAKEGDH
- a CDS encoding GNAT family N-acetyltransferase codes for the protein MLAKNDLGSRVVVRRRAGTHGDRVLFTDVLGELTALGDTSLTVATSHGLVVVPLAEVHRAKVVPARRGPTARETAALELAAADAWPPPVVEMLGTWRLRAAGGYTGRANSALPVGDPGLPLPEALAAVIAFYRRQGLPPQVDVPLPLAAGVERELLKDGWHAECTVEVQVCPLPELIAATPDGAGFTLNDAPSPEFLAMIAGTWGQLPEAALHVLTAVPGLVFAQRFDSDGTLLARARGSITGEGRWLGVFGVETSPAARRRGLAREAMGVLARWAAERGATDAFLQVESRNTAALALYADLGFTRHHHYTRYQLR
- the dapC gene encoding succinyldiaminopimelate transaminase; this translates as MSAGLPDFPWDLLEPSKRRAAAHPDGIVDLSIGTPVDPVPAVVRKALAEASDWPGYPLTAGTAELRQEITAWTARNCAAPAGFGVLPTIGSKELVAWLPSLLGVGPGDTVVIPEVCYPTYEVGVRLAGATVVRADSPPEGVRPALIWINSPGNPTGRVAAEAELRGWIAYARATGAVLVSDECYLTLPWTAQPLSVLSVCDGDLTGLLAVHSLSKRSNLAGYRAGFVAGDPELVGELLAVRKHAGMIVPGPVQAAMIAALADESHVDEQRARYAARRELLSGALRAAGFTIDHSQAGLYLWSTRGEDCWQTVDALAELGVLVAPGAIYGPGGAQHVRVALTATDERVRTAVTRLTAA
- a CDS encoding AAA family ATPase is translated as MSTAGARHGAAIEEVWDRVRGTDRAVVVDSPPGAGKSTLVRELTRRLVAAGEHVPIVVQTNDQADDLVIALAGAGLNTGRLHGQEWTPPRGWPRTKVRTGTKLGELGGSDVIVGTAAKWAYVKADERVWPLGIIDEAYQMSAAALVRVGHLFDRLLLVGDPGQLAPFTVADEHSVRSMATWPLDTAAGTLLRHHPQTPVVPLPVSWRLAPHTAPVISDAFYTRAFTAGAAPQDRRLELGSLTHPALAHAADHGWALLELPEAHVPRTDPALVATLAELVHQLVTAEASTVDPSGARPLSHADVAVGVVHRDQKAHVEAALQRRGVTGVTVDTANRLQGRQYEVVLAWHPLSGRRDASAFHLEAGRLCVLASRHRQACVVVTRGGVEEQLHAYPAAEPVWLGTDPPQVDGWEANRAFLERLAAHRVPHR